In Megalobrama amblycephala isolate DHTTF-2021 linkage group LG21, ASM1881202v1, whole genome shotgun sequence, the genomic stretch ttgtgcactttagttagattaattgaataaagtgtgctgaaatcattgatcttgtgctgctctgactgacagctgctgtgattataaagagagagcggcgctcgctttctgtgtcattcattcacaagaaaagttagtttttcatgagattttttgagtatttcatacttcacattgacaaaatgtatttttaaacctagttattttataatgtttaatatttagtcaaaaaacgattagaggaaatggctgaaatatgcgcaaataaatgctactttgccgccacctgctggttaaagtggtaattattgtcttttttatttttaaataagtgttttctatcaaatattGAATTTCCTACTTTTTTAAACGTTCGATTTTACAATGGgcacaatctcagaaggatgaacaagtaatgtttgtggtcatcacattgctggaaaataatgagtgtgtgtgtctaattaAAGACACGGCGTTTTTAAACGCTCCCAATAGTTTCGTCTTTATCGCaataaataaaactggtttattaggtaaatgtgataactgcattaaaatatgaatacaacattaaaaagtcaatcattgatggttttgtgtcgatgtacagcgactacagaatgaacagaTCACCGGAAACGCCCGAGCTGGCTTAAccacaaccaggaagtaaccgtgcatatagtctatttgtggttaaaactacattacccatgaggCTGTACAGAAAGTTCCACCAATCAGAGCGTTGAAATGAGCAAAATGCACCACAAGTTCTCTTAAGCTCcacccactcccatgaagcactgcaaatgaCGTAATTGAGTCAGTCTCTATGCtctaaaaaaacttaaatatttgtatatatatgcatattttgcaataaactaaaaatatattttttatataaataatcaacatttgtaAATGAGTAGATTTatatttctacatcaattttaagttgattatgctgtttgcaatgcttcatgggattgtagctCTTTCCCTCACTAAAGTCTTTTGCTTCACATCAGTTTGTAGTGTTGTGATTCTCCTGGAAGCTGATTGGTTTGTTTCATaacgctttaatattttaaatcctTATAGTTAAATCCCACTGCTGAAAAAGGGGGCGGGGACTGTCGAACCAATAAGATTCCTCTGTGGGCGGAGCTTCCCAGCTTAATGAGAGTTTATATACTGATCATCACCCACTAAACCAGCGGTAACATcattaactgaaactaaaatcACATGTTCctgacatgaaataaaataagtgttaactggaaaaaaatataaacaaaacttattttatttcagcttgtcgacaaaacaacatttctcattttcatttaatttaacttgatgtactaaaataactaaaattttcaaatgaaaatgaaagctgaaaatacaaagaaaataaattaatgacattaacaagaactataatataatataatataataagcaGGACTGACTGTGGATGAGCGCGAGGAAGCGTGGGTGCTCCGTCAGGAAGTCAGTGTTGGGGCGGCTCTTCTCCGGGTCGATGTGACCTCCAGCCTGAAGCCACGCCAATCCAAACCTCTTACAGTAATCAAGCTCCGCCCCCCTCCTCTCGTCCGGCTCCACCTGACCATGACATCACCTCATCAATACTGTACAGAACTCTCACTGATTCATCTTACTGTATCTCCATATAAAGATCAGAATCTGCagaaaatgacatatttttgagcctctgaataaaaccatattctcattatttcagactatatgagccataaaatcCTGATGCATGAAATATGATGCTCAACATAAACACACATGCAAACTTTCTTTTCTATTTCGTCTTAAGattcaataaacaaaaacaaaaaagatttcTCTGGTGTATTTCATGTGTCAGGGTGACGGTGATAATCCAAACCCGCTGCAGCGGTCGCAGCAGTAAAGGTCAGAGGTGAGCGTGTGGAGGTCACCTGTCTCCGGTCCAGCAGCTGCAGTCGGCTCAGGCGGGCGATCAGGATCTGTCGGGCCGTCTCCAGGTTCTTCTCTCTCTGCAGCAGCGGGTTCCTCCGGCAGGACAGATGAAGAAGAGAGCGCAGCTTCTCCAGCTCGTTCACCACACgccactgcacacacacacacacacacacacacacacacacacacacacacacacacactaaaacacTTCTGCTTCTTGAAGTAAAATAAACATCAGCTGATCAGCTCATTTTACCTCTGAAATGTTGTTGTCGTCTAATAAGAGAGTCTTCAGCGCAGGAAACAGAGCCGTCTTCTCACCTTCAcagacattaaagggttagttcacccagaaatgaaaataatgtcattaattactcaccctcatgtcgttccacacccgtaagaccttcgttcatcttcagaacactaattaagatatttttgatgaaatccgatggctcagtgaggcctgaacaatgacatttcctctctcaagatccattaatgtactaaaaacatatttaaatcagttcatgtgagtacagtggttcaatattaatattataaagccaccagaatatttttggtgcgccaaaaaaacaaaataatgacttatttagagatggccgatttcaaaacactgattcaggaagcttcggagcgttatgaattttttgtgtcgaatcatgattcagatcgcgtgtcaaaccgccaaactgctgaaatcacgtgactttggcgctccgaatcatgattcgacacactgattcataacgctccgaagcttcctgaagcagtgttttgaaatcggccatcactaaataagtcgttattttgtttttttggcgctccaaaaatattctcgtggctttataatattaatattgaaccactgtactcacatgaactgatttaaatatgtttttagtacattaatggatcttgagagaggaaatgtggctatgcaggcctcactgagccatcggatttcatcaaaaatatcttaatttgtgttctgaagatgaatgaaggtcttacgggtgtggaacggcatgagggtgagtaattaatgacattattttcatttttggatgaactaaccctttaatgttttggcattattcacacacacacacattattaaTGTAACACTCGCTCTGGTACCTGCCGAAGCGTCACTGAACTGAACCTCAGATAAACCGCTGCCGGACAGATTCAGCTTCTCCAACCTGCAGATCCACACATGACAATCACATGTCTCATTCCACACATTCACAGGCCGGATGTTTTATCGTTCAGTTCTCACCAGGGTAAATGTGAGATTTCCAGCACCGTCTCCTGCAGGATCTGGTTATTGGACAGATCCAGCACTCTCAGAGTCTGCAGCACATGATCCGGTCTGATGAAGGAAGCATGATTCAGTTCTGTGACGGCAGGAGATTATATTTCTGCTCGTGTCGTGAACGTCACTCAGTACCTCAGTAACTCTGTGATGTCATTGTCAGCGAGATACAGTTCCTCTAACTGCTGCCACATGGGGGCGCAATGGAGAACCTGCCAGggtcagaggtcagaggtcatccACATTTACATGTTAAGCGTGATgtaataacaagcacaaatcAAAACAAGCATGCATATGAAtcagatcacacacacacacacacaccttaccTGAGTCCAGGTGAGCGCGCAGCTGTTGAGTGACAGCACCCTCAGACGGGAGAAGGCGGGGCTTAAGTGACAGGGGTCACTGGAGATACTCAATCTATTGTGACTACAGGAAAATTTAAGAGCTTGTGTTACTGAAACCAGAACATTTCATGAGGTTTAaccaaaaactaaatcaaaaatacctattcttcatttttttaatggaatattgccgtgtttattttaaatgattatcaTTATTGTGTTTCTTAATTCATGTTcctggtaatcttgaatcagaatctcttctctgatgacgagggcggggcaacctgtcactcacatgagatccaccaatggcaaaccacaaccatccaatcaaaatcaagccccgccctacatttgttcttgtttgcgaaGCGTTTGACTCGGATATACGACACACAGCGAGCGTTCGATGACCGTAAGCTCTTCTGGAGGTCCGTCACCTGAGCTGCAGCTCCTGCAGAGACTCCAGCTGCTCTGTGACGGCCGCCACAATCTCCCATGAGCTCAGCAGGTTTCCAGAGAGATCCAGAGACTGAACGACTGGCGGACGCTGTTAAGGAAGCTTCATGTGCTTGTCTGAGCGTATCATGATCTGCGTGTTCTCAGAGAAGGATACACGGCGTGGTGTTTCTGATCTCATTCTGCGGGCCGGGACCGGACACCTCACACCTCCTCAGACCCACTTCCGTCAGCTTCTCCACCCTGAGACACAAACAACACCTCAGTCCCGAGTAACAGTAATGACACACTCCACAGGTGAGCGTCCTCACTTCTGTTTGAGCTTGACGTCATCAAAGCCGACCATCATGACGGTTCTGCTGGAGATCTTCAGCTCGTCTCCCGCCGGCTCCTCCGGCTCCTCCTCGTAGCGCCGCTTCAGGGCCGTCACGTACTCCACGCCGAAGCTGGCCTTCTTGGGCCGCACGAACGAGCCGCCCGTCGGGTGTCTGGAGACAAGCACACACACGCGTCAGCTGATCTGACCGTCACCTGCAGTAAACCGCTGATGTTCCC encodes the following:
- the tbce gene encoding tubulin-specific chaperone E; translated protein: MMTMEEEEAVGRRVSCDGHRGTVRYVGPVPPTAGVWLGVEWDHPDRGKHDGSHEGVRYFSCRHPTGGSFVRPKKASFGVEYVTALKRRYEEEPEEPAGDELKISSRTVMMVGFDDVKLKQKVEKLTEVGLRRCEVSGPGPQNEIRNTTPFVQSLDLSGNLLSSWEIVAAVTEQLESLQELQLSHNRLSISSDPCHLSPAFSRLRVLSLNSCALTWTQVLHCAPMWQQLEELYLADNDITELLRPDHVLQTLRVLDLSNNQILQETVLEISHLPWLEKLNLSGSGLSEVQFSDASAGEKTALFPALKTLLLDDNNISEWRVVNELEKLRSLLHLSCRRNPLLQREKNLETARQILIARLSRLQLLDRRQVEPDERRGAELDYCKRFGLAWLQAGGHIDPEKSRPNTDFLTEHPRFLALIHKYGAPDEGEMREQKPFALKNQLLTVTFVCPEDSGRKPIEKKLPESMIVQKVKGLLHRLLKLPGVELKLSYTCAKMAGREIEIDNDLKPLQFYSVEDGDRILVRWS